Sequence from the Grus americana isolate bGruAme1 unplaced genomic scaffold, bGruAme1.mat H_20, whole genome shotgun sequence genome:
GGGGATTTTTAGGAATTCCTTTGTTaccaaaaaacctcagaagAAAACTCTCTTGAAATGCAAATCAGGCTTTGTGGGGCTTAAATATGAAATTGCATGTTCTGTTtcgaggattttttttttaaatgttttaatcatacttcataaaaataacacaTCTGCCAGAAACCTTTCAATGTTGGTTGAATGGAGATGAAACAGTATTATCAGGAAGTTTGAGAGCTAGTAAACAGTCTGGTTCTTATGAATGCCAGAAAGAGATGCTTTTAAACATAAATTACTAGGCATTATTTCCTAACAGTCTTAAACCTGCAGTGGTTTCAATATTGCTTTAGTATTGTCTCTAAAACTGATGTAAGTATGAGTTGTTGTAaagctttataaaaatgtaGGATGTACTGGAGtgccagtgctcccagtgaTAGAAATAACACTGATAGGAATAAtactgataatatttttttccccagcatctATACCATGTGAACAGCAGTACTGTAATACGTgcataaaacaatttttaattgaatCACTAATAATTCTCATGTGTTGCCTTTTGCAGGTCAGTTACTATTTCCCACTGAAAACTTTATGGAGATcattttttgctgctttagtAGCTGCATTCGTTTTAAGGTCCATCAATCCTTTTGGTAATAGCCGCCTAGTTCTTTTTTATGTGGAATATCACACTCCTTGGTACCTTTTTGAACTGcttccttttattcttctggGAGTATTTGGTGGGCTCTGGGGAGCGTTTTTCATCCGAGCAAACATCGCATGGTGTCGTCGACGCAAATCTACGAAATTTGGGAAGTATCCTGTCCTGGAGGTTATTATTGTTGCAGCAATAACAGCTGTCATTGCATTTCCTAATCCATATACAAGGCTAAACACCAGTGAGCTTATTAAAGAGCTCTTCACGGACTGTGGGCCGTTAGAATCGTCCTCCCTCTGTGACTACAGAAATGATATGAATGCAAGCAAAATAGTAGATGATATTCCTGACCGTCCAGCAGGCACTGGAGTCTATTCAGCTATATGGCAGTTGTGTTTAGcactcatatttaaaataatcatgaCAGTCTTCACTTTTGGTATCAAGGTAAGTGTGAATGCAGTGGCTGCATCATCTGCTGTGATTATTTAATTACtgcctttctcattttccatctctcagcagctttgtttttagaatttttttcatgtatagttcttttaaaaaaaggtctttgTACTGTTGATTAGTAAGCAATTCTTGTagaaaacaatattaaatttaattaaattcaaaCTAGCCTTTTGTTCAGCTGAATAGAAACGTGTGCTAAATTTAATAGGGAACAGTAACTCTGTGGGTGGATCGCTGTTTGAATGGGCCTGATTCAGCAATAAAGATGATTCTAAAATTTCTAAGAGCAGAGTTCAGCTGAGTTCAGACATAACCACTCAGGTTCCCCAGTCCTgtgacatggaaaaaaagaagaaaagactgtaCCTCTTGAACAActtgtaggcttttttttttaatcccctcTCCTAATTTATCACATAAATGTAATTACTGCAGGTGTCAAAGGGAGCCAATGATGATTTCTGACCTGAAATTTCCAGTATTGCATGTCATTACTAGAAAGCGGGTTTCGTTCGTGTGACTGTAATGGGAATTTCTTCTCCATTACAAAGCAGCATAATTCTTGTCTGTCCTGGTCATTTTGTAAATCTGTTTTGGAGCTGTCTTCAGCTTCTGTCCAACCTGTGGCTGTTTTCTGAATGACATATAACTGTCATGCCATCATCGTTTTCTGTCTTGTCTGGCTCCCTTCATAGTTTTTTGCAACTACATCATTATCACACGTGTCTTAACACAAATGAAGTGTAGAATGTTCACTAAGCAGGCTTTGTGTTTAAACTGGCTTTAACTTTTCAGTCTATATTGCTGTTCCATGTAACTGCACACATAAGAAAACAGTTCTTCACTGTTGAGGGTGGTTgaacactggaataggttgtccagagagcttgtggagccttcatccttggagatactcaaaatcTGACAGGATGCAATCCTGGACAACCTGCTGTAGttgaccctgcttgagcagaggtgTTGCATTAGACAATCTGGAGTTGGAATTGCACAATACTGAAATGTCACAGCtgtagagtaaaaaaaaattaaattacgTGTCCTGTTACACCAGGAgtgctattttttaaatgaagttatttttacaAGATGGGTTTTGGTGCATTTagacaaaaaagtaaaaattctgCTATTTATTTGCAGTCAGATCTGTACCTCAGTCACAgtagaaagtattttgataCTAACAACTGCTGTGAGGAGAAGCAGCGGGCATTTCCAGCTTAATGAGATGTTTAGACACCAGTGTGTTTTTTGGAAAGAAGATTAGCTTcctaaggaggagaaaagatacACAACAGCAATTTCTCAGATGAACCTTCACTCCTTATGAAGCTGCTGATAAAAGCAAGACTTGCAATAATCTTTTACTAAGCCATGTTGGTATGACAAGGCTGTATGGCCATTTCAGGTTTTAGTTCataacagaaaaacagtttaaataactaaaattacagtaggaactttttttttacagtaatgtTATCTACGTTGTACAATGGGAGTTGTCCTGCCTTTTTCTCTCATAGTGTATTAAGCATTCTATATACACAAATTTGTATGGGAAACTGCAATACAGTAAGcaaagcttcttttaaaaatcacctaTTTAGTTGGCCATCTAATTTATAGCAGTGTTGGGAAGCAGTTTGGGAAGGCAGTCCTATGTGCAAAGCTTGTTTAGTAAGTGAATGTTGACTCAGGAACATGAAGTAATAAGGGCAATGGGAAATAGTAAGGAAGACTTTTCAGTACTAGTAGTGCAGCTCAGATGGGGGACACATGGTAAAAATGGTGCTGTTGGCACTGAGGAGTCTAATTTCTGGTCCTGTATTGGTGATGGATTTGCTcttaaatacagtaaaatataaacaaacgTGCTTATAAAATGGATTCAGCTAACCAAGTTGATCAGAAGTATCAACAGCATTGTGTTAAGTTCTACTAACCTTGCAATGTCAGTTTACATGTTTTTAACGTGACAATTTGAGCATTTACatctcttttggaaaaaaaaaaattgcttgtaaAACTACGCATCAGGGTATGTTCCCATCAGTGTGACAACagttcttctggttttgtggcAGGTTCCATCTGGGTTGTTCATACCTAGTATGGCAATTGGCGCAATAGCAGGAAGGATTGTAGGAATTGCAGTGGAGCAGCTGGCTTACTACCATCATGACTGGTTCATCTTCAAGGAGTGGTGTGAAGTTGGAGCTGACTGTATTACACCTGGTCTTTATGCCATGGTTGGTGCTGCTGCATGCTTAGGTAACTAAAATACaacaaagtaaattaaattaccTGATTTCTTGTATGTTGCCAAAATAATGATTAAGGGAGATATAAATGTGTGCAGGTTTGGAACACCTTTTTATATGGGCTTCTCTCTCTTCAGAATAACACATTCACATTTCTACATGAGATCCTTGTGATCTGAGGAAtaatatgaaatttaaattgatgagaaacagaagaatttaaatAGTAGTGTTTGCTTTCTATTTGGTATCACGAGTGTCATTACTACATCAgtcagaaaaatcagtttcttgAAATGTATGAAGTAGAGGATTTGCAGAGTCAAGTACTGTTGAAATTATTACAAGGAGGTGACGTGATCAGCTGTCACATCTGCATGAATTGCAAAAAATGTTCTTGAAATTCATAATCCAAACAAAACTTTCAGAAGTGTCTGATGATTTGAGAAGTCCAGCTTGATAAATTTTTAACAAGTCTGATTTACAAACTGTTGAAAATCAGCTTCATGGAAGGAGGCTTAAGTTGGCTACCTAAACTAGGAGAGGTTTTTTTGAAGGCCTTGTCTTGTCCTAGCTTACAACTTCATTGCCTTAGAAATTAAAAGCTATTAGTACAAATCCTGCAAAAAAGTAGAcctttttcttaaggaaaagtGCATATAAGCAACCAAATAAACTAGTGATACGAATTTAGTTtttggagaggttttttttgtcttttaatagaTCAACTGGAATCACTTTTGAAAGCATTGAAAGAAAGATCATAGTCCTTTATTGAATGAAGATAACGGCATCAGAAACATTGGCAGAGCAAATATCTTGGATACtaacaaaagagaaatcttaTCCCTGTCTTCTCCCATTGTCCAAGAAAGATTTCATCAGCTCAGAATTCTTTTTAGCTTTTATGATTCAGCAACAGCATTAAATTTGTAATCCTTTGGACAACATAGCTGTTGAATTGCTACCTGTTACTCCCCTGCATTAGTTGCattctttttccaaattcttaCCTTAAAGGGTTTCCTTGCATATCTCCGTATTTTTACTGCAGGTGTGATATGGAGAAAtacatagttttatttttagtttacaTGAAAGAACTGCACATATTTTTCAAATCCCTGTATTCTCTGGCTTTCTAGGAATCTTCCCCTAaagctcatttttatttctaaaagttttgtgttcatttttcctgtctgcTTCAGTATGATGTTTGCGAGATGACCTTTAATGGCAAAGTTATGTTTGTAGTTCTCAACAGGAAGGCAGGGAATTCTAAATTCATTTATGATCTGATACCAGAATGTTACTGGCTACCATTTTTCTTGCAGGTGGTGTCACAAGGATGACTGTGTCCCTGGTAGTTATTGTCTTTGAGCTAACAGGAGGGCTGGAATATATTGTGCCCCTAATGGCTGCAGTCATGACCAGTAAGTGGGTAGGAGATGCCTTTGGTAGGGAAGGCATCTATGAGGCACACATCCGACTGAATGGATATCCTTTCTTGGATGCAAAGGAAGAATTCACTCACACAACACTGGCTGCTGATGTTATGAGACCTCGAAGAAGTGATCCACCTTTAGCGGTTCTGACACAGGATAATATGACAGTCGAAGACATAGAAAACTTGATCAATGAAACCAGCTATAATGGTTTTCCTGTTATTATGTCAAAAGAATCGCAGAGACTAGTGGGCTTTGCTCTAAGAAGAGATTTAACTATTGCAATAGGTAATTATCTTCCAGTATTGCATGATTATGTATGCcaattttaaatgattttatagCTTTATTACTCTGTGTGTTAACAGACTTACTTAAGGTTCAGATACCTCACGCAGACTGTCTGTTCCTTTATTGAAGTATATGATTATCTTCAGTAGCAGGCTCtcaaatggagaaaatgttAATCTCTGTCATAAAAACAAGAGTTGTCATACTGGAGTAGGCCAAAATGTCATCTAGTCcggtatttttgtttgttttgaggcATTTGCTAGTATCTCTTTTCCCCAAGTGATGCGACATTAACATTCTTCAGAATTGAGTAATTCTCATTTTAGAACAGCAGGATTCTGTGAGAATTACTGtccaagtaattttaaaatgtaaatgtatatCGTACTTCTTTCTGACAGTATGTTATTTACTGTTGTTAAAACAACTAAGACTGTATTATGGAGAGATAGcgaaatattaattattttgggtttctGTTTTTCAATTTGTTTGTGTAATGGGAAATTTGGCTTGCATGTTAATGCGCCCAGGGCCCTGTTTGGGACTTCTTTCTCTGGGTATTAGAAACTTGTGTCTACTTGGGACAGTGCTTTGTGCACTGGCAAGAAAAATTCTGTGGATTTTGAGGACACGATCataaccaaaggaaaaaaatcattatccAAGAAAATGTTACAAAACTGTAACATTTGGTGCATGAAATCAATGATGGAAGCTGCATcttaaaccacttttttttttttttttcattcataagATTGTACCTTGACAGACACAAGTCtcctgaaacttttaaaaagtactgTTGACTTCAGTAAAACTTTTGCCTGTGGTCTTAATACTGTATATACTATGGTATTACACTATGTAGGATGTATAGAAATGTCCAAAACTTGGAAATTATTATAGACATCATACTGTTTTAAGTTTGCGTTTACGTAAGAGTAAGTGAGGGAATAGCAGAACGTTCTTTTAATAATACACTTTCACAGGTAAGACTCATTTCAGCTGCTGAGATTGCACAGGGCAAGTTGCTTAGTCTTGGATTTTGGCTGCCTTAAGAGAGTCATTGTATGAAATAGTTCAGGGTACTGGGAAGGATGGTGATGTCACCAAGGTAATGAAgacatgaaaaggaagaagatccAGTTCACACAAAGCTAAATAAATTCATTATAAACAAGAAGACAGCATTTTCAGAGTGATCAGAAATGAGTTCTTTGGTTTTGAACCAACAATAATTGCAGGCTTTGGAATCATGACAGGCGAGCTGTCAATTGGGATTGGCTTTCCCCTCAACAGCTTTTTCAGCAGCTGTCTATGTGCTTCTTGTACGTTAGTTTTTGAGTCTTTCCACCTCTTTATAGTAACTAAAAGTCAGTTATTGGAGTGAGAAAGGTAGTAGCTGAAGAATGGCTAAAGCTGTATTGTACATGGCTTTTGTGATTTCCGTACAAACACAAGGGATAAAGCAGTGTCTATGGAAACACATCAAAACAGAATGTATCGGAATATCAACATCTCGAGAATAACATCAGGGTCTGGTAGTGTTGATTGATCTGTCTGTTTGCACTAAATTATCTTACTCCAAGACTGTaaattctttctcctctgctgttccccctccctttttttcttaaagaaagtGCTAGAAAGAAGCAGGAAGGGATTGTTGGCAGTTCCAGGGTCTGTTTTGCCCAGCATACCCCATCGCTTCCAGCAGAAAGCCCTCGACCTTTGAAGCTTAGAAGCATACTTGATATGAGCCCTTTCACCGTGACAGACCACACACCCATGGAAATAGTGGTGGATATTTTCCGGAAGCTGGGTCTGAGGCAGTGCCTTGTAACACACAATGGGTGAGTAAAGTGGTGGCAATGCTCTTTGTTTGGTTAGATACAATAATTCTTACTTCTAGGATCAGAGTATTTGAACCAGGATATATTCCAGGATCGTGGTATTTGAACCCGTAAGTTTGGTACTGCAACTGAGGACTCTTAATTGTTCGTTAAGAAGGTGC
This genomic interval carries:
- the LOC129200241 gene encoding H(+)/Cl(-) exchange transporter 3-like isoform X2; this encodes MSQIAKKNPLIIVLIQVLSAASAAGVSVAFGAPIGGVLFSLEEVSYYFPLKTLWRSFFAALVAAFVLRSINPFGNSRLVLFYVEYHTPWYLFELLPFILLGVFGGLWGAFFIRANIAWCRRRKSTKFGKYPVLEVIIVAAITAVIAFPNPYTRLNTSELIKELFTDCGPLESSSLCDYRNDMNASKIVDDIPDRPAGTGVYSAIWQLCLALIFKIIMTVFTFGIKVPSGLFIPSMAIGAIAGRIVGIAVEQLAYYHHDWFIFKEWCEVGADCITPGLYAMVGAAACLGGVTRMTVSLVVIVFELTGGLEYIVPLMAAVMTSKWVGDAFGREGIYEAHIRLNGYPFLDAKEEFTHTTLAADVMRPRRSDPPLAVLTQDNMTVEDIENLINETSYNGFPVIMSKESQRLVGFALRRDLTIAIESARKKQEGIVGSSRVCFAQHTPSLPAESPRPLKLRSILDMSPFTVTDHTPMEIVVDIFRKLGLRQCLVTHNGRLLGIITKKDILRHMAQTANQDPASIMFN
- the LOC129200241 gene encoding H(+)/Cl(-) exchange transporter 3-like isoform X1, whose product is MSQIAKKNPLIIVLIQVLSAASAAGVSVAFGAPIGGVLFSLEEVSYYFPLKTLWRSFFAALVAAFVLRSINPFGNSRLVLFYVEYHTPWYLFELLPFILLGVFGGLWGAFFIRANIAWCRRRKSTKFGKYPVLEVIIVAAITAVIAFPNPYTRLNTSELIKELFTDCGPLESSSLCDYRNDMNASKIVDDIPDRPAGTGVYSAIWQLCLALIFKIIMTVFTFGIKVPSGLFIPSMAIGAIAGRIVGIAVEQLAYYHHDWFIFKEWCEVGADCITPGLYAMVGAAACLGGVTRMTVSLVVIVFELTGGLEYIVPLMAAVMTSKWVGDAFGREGIYEAHIRLNGYPFLDAKEEFTHTTLAADVMRPRRSDPPLAVLTQDNMTVEDIENLINETSYNGFPVIMSKESQRLVGFALRRDLTIAIESARKKQEGIVGSSRVCFAQHTPSLPAESPRPLKLRSILDMSPFTVTDHTPMEIVVDIFRKLGLRQCLVTHNGIVLGIITKKNILEHLEQLKQHVEPLAPPWHYNKKRYPPSYGPDGKPRPRLNNVQLKPIAEEREETEEEVHLLNSTTL